The nucleotide window ataattTATGTCTATATCTGAGAGcagtagaaaaaaacagctaaacATGCCACTTACCGTATTTGCCAGCTTTAGGTGAAGGGCAGTGATTTTAAAAatttcaaaaaacacacttcaacaTACTGACGCAACTggttacatgtgtgtttttggtgtctGAAATGTCTTTATGGTTTTGGATGGATGTACCTCCACTGAGCCCTCCAGAAACTCGCTCTTCCAGGGCAGCTTGATGTTTCCAGACAGCGACCTGTGCTGAGACAAGTTGTTCCTGTTGATGACCCTCAGCTCCAACAGTCCACGGTCGATCTGATCTGATCAGAGCGACACAACAATCTTTAGGTATTTACACCAAAGCCAGCAGTTGACTCTGTCAGGACAGTTCCAGTTACTTTTAAATCTGGATGTTATTTATCAAATATAGAGTCTGGGTCAGAACAAGTTTAacttcaataaaaatgtaaatctgttGACCAGATTGCATTCTGTAATCAGATTACCTGTGCAACAGGAGAGCTGGCGGAAGTTTCCCGACATGATCTGAGTGCCGGTGTTGTGCAGGACTAAGTGCAGACTGTAGCCGTGCAGACCAAACTCAGGGTCTGAGTTATCCACATGTGGGAGGTCCTCGGGCTCATAGTACGGGCTGCAGGAAGGGACAAACAGGATGAAGACCAGAGGAAAACCTGAACAGACTGAAGATTAATACTGCAGAGAAAATTGTAGAGAGACTGAACATAACGTTTTTGACTGCATCAAAGCTTCTGCAAGTGTAATTTAATGgattaaatgtcatttaaattcAACAACAGTACTGTAGTAACAGTACTAGTGTGTCCCCTAATACGGGAATCACTGATCAAATCAAACACTGACTTAAAGACTGAAAtgatacatttgttttgaaatttaaaaaaggtgcaaatgtttattacttaaatgattaaatgtgttGTTACATTACATAAATTAGAGCCGCAACGATTAATCAATCACTTgccaaatattaaattaatccACTATTTCGACAATTTATTTTCGTTTTGAGTGAAAAtctaaattctctgattccagttTATTAATtctgaatatttcctggtttctttcctcctctgtgacagtaaactgaatatctttgggttgtggacaaaacaagacatttgaggacgtcatcttggactttgagaaacactcatcaacattttttttatcgattaatcaagaaaataatcaacagattaaacGACAATAAAAATCACCATTAGTTGTCGCCTCTTTTTGAAACAAAGCATTTTAATGTGACAAAAACTTCTGTCCCCATcaataattttatattttcagtttcattatttCATGATCCACTCCTAAATGTAACCCCTTACTGGACACACTGGTTGTTtctattattgtattttaataaaataaacaatttaacatttgaaaaataaatcctTGTAAATATTTTGCACCCTCATACATGTTCTCAGCTGGGTTAATGAAGCTGCAGTGACGTGTTGAtaccagcagagggagctctCAATTTACCAAGAAAACtggatgtttgtttgtcagtctgatggttATGAGAGGTGAACTTACCAGGCTGGAGATCCCAGCAGACTCTTCTCCACCAACTTGTGGAAGTGCAGGCTGGCCATGATGAAAGCAACACTCTTCTGACcctacaaacatttaaaaatcgAGTACTTCAAATTCTGGAAAGGATTCAGGACGCTCCAGAGATACCACATACGTCAGGCTGAGTTTATACAAAGTGTGTCTAAAAGAAATCTagaatagtttgttttttctgttcaacATTTACCCTCCAGATGCCGATGATGAAGCCAGGCGCCAGATGCAGCAGTTTGACCAGCTTGTCTCTGCCGAGGTGCCGGGCACACTGAGACTTCACCTCcagctttaaaatcagagaGCGCCAGCCAGGCctgatggagaggaagaggaaggagtggtGAAGGTGTGCTGGTGGAAGGGACGAGGCGCTGTAGAGGAGAAGTGTCTTACTTCCGGACTTCGGGGCTCTTCAGCCTCTCCTTCCGGACTCCGTGCAGCTGGATGTTTTGGATGTGACAATATCTGGGGAATCTGCCTTCACTCCAGCGGATGATCACAGACGACTCGAAGAAGTACGCTCGGCTCTGCTCCAGTGTGTTCTCCCGTCCCAGACAATCAGTCACCGTCAGCTCCCAGCTCACGTTCAGGTtcctggaaaacatttttaaaaaaacaacacagtgctaAAATAACTGGATGGGACTGATATTTAGGTTTGTCAGtggtttcagctttttaaaacagaTATGTTAACCTGACACTTCATGACCATGGTAACTACTATGAGTAAGTGAAAAGGGGCTTTAGTGAGAGAAGAGGAGTGAGAATCTGATAAATCAGGCAGGTGATAACTAGTTACCATAAACCTTCAGTGAATTTCATACTACAAAGTCATTGTTGTGTGTCATACAGCAGAGAGCACTGGACTGCCTCTCGTACCTGAGGAcccactctgtctgtctgggtAGCCCGGTGTAGAGGCTGTTTTCTCTCAGCTCTCTCCTCCACTTGTTCATTTCATGTCCAGCTGCAGTCCTAAAGTACAGCTTCTTCCAGTGGCCCGCAGACCgatcctccacctccacctccaccggGTCGTCCTTCAGGGCTGCACTATCCACCGACTTCGGCCTCCACGTTCGAGTCCCAAACTCTGACATGTAAATCTTCTGCCACATGGCACTACAGTGAGAGAAGGTGCAGACTGACCGTGGGATCGAGTCACATTGTCAATTTCTTACACTTTAACGCAAGATTACAATAATATTCTGTACGTAATCCTGTTCTGATCTGCTGATTAAAAAAGTACAGAAAGATACACAGCAGTAGTTGAGCTGTCCTGTAAACTTCCTTCTGGTTTAAATACTCACTCGTCGTTGGCGAGCCAGTGGAAGAGCTTGCTGACGTGGCTGATGCAGAACAGCGAGGACGCGTCCAGGTACGACAGGATCTTAATCAGGATCTCACACGGCAGCCTGAAGAAAAATAAGTTCCTTAAAATTAAGTAACTGTGTCCCGTCTGTTCATTGCTTTTGTTATTTCCTTAATCATTTCTTGTATGCATGTCATCTGACCAGTACAGGAAGCAATTTGGCATTGAGTcaatgggtcacatgacctggaagctattgacaataaaatgctgattttcattttaaaaaaatcattaaaaaaatagataaaacacttaaataaaaGAGGTTTGTCCTCATTGTCAGGTCTAATAATAAAAATTGGCTTTGGTCAATGGGTGACATGACCTGGACTTACCTCTCCATTAAGTTTTCTTTGGATGGAAAAGTTTTTATTTGGGgaaaatctttctctctctctgttctggatagaaataaaacaaaacacatgctaGTCAGTAACATTAAATCcctaaaataaaagtagctGATGCTTTGGCGCGGCAGAAGcgtagctagcgttagcatgtagcctagctaacgttagcggctTCACGCGGTGCTGTCCGCCCCGTCACCTGTCATCTTTCCCGCTAACCGGGCTCGGTGAGGCCTGTGGCTGGTTCTTCTTCACCCTGCAGTCGGGTCGTTGACCCGGACCCGTCTGTCCTCGGCCCGGACCGGGTGTTCCTCTCCCGCGACCCGGCTGGGCGGGTTTCCTCTCCAGGCCCTCCAGCAAACTCCGATAAAACTCCCCTCGTCCGGCCGCCATTACGGAGTTTGTTGGAGAAAACCGCCAGTCACGGTGAGGAAACGACTTCCGGCCAGCGTaaactttcacaataaaatgatttttcttaaattattttattttgtaatgataATGTCTTGTTTACATGAGGTTAttattaaaatttaaatgttCTTCTTCATccatcttaatgtttttttcccttttatatATCAGATTTTACTGTCTCCGAGTTAATGTTTTATGGAGTGtgcacatttctgtttgtataATTTATATAAGTTAACGTCACCTTTAAGGACAATTTCAAGctcctttacttgagtatttaaatgttctgctactttacactcaCACTTCACTACATCTTGGACAATACTGTACTTTCTTTCTCCACTACGCGTATTTAATAACTCTAGTTACTAGTTAATTTGCTGATTGCGTGCTGCATTAGAGCCCAAGCGGTGCATTTcataatcaatttattttatctgccaTCTGATTAAAAAACTAATCATTTCTCAGTAATCCTGTGTCTTTTAGTTTTACCTGGAAAAAAAGAGGTGTGGTAATCTGTGCTTATTTAGTTACTTcagctagtgtgtgtgtgtgtgtgtgtgtgtgtgtgtgtgtgtgtgtgtgtgtgtgtgtcttacgtAAGTCTCTCTGTAATTTAACTAAAAGCTATGAAACCtgagactacacacacacacgcgcacacacacatcgactGAACAAACTTTATTGTCAGCTAAACACTGCCCAGAAGCGAGGCTGTAGCTGACTCTGATGTAAACAAGTTGTTGGTCTCCAGGCAGCCAAATAAACAACCACACGCCGTGAGACTGATGATGTCCCCATGTGGAAactgctggaggagctgctaCACCTTGAGCATCATTTACAGTTTTCTGGGACGAAGGTGGTGAGTATCATTTGATTTAGCGTTACTTAGTCTGGTTTTGTGGTGTGAGGCATCAGTTTTGTTGATCTGGTTTCCTGCAGGTTCATTAACGCTGTTAGtctgaacatagtggagcatgtTGCAGCGATAAAGTCAAATACTGAGGCCGCTGTTTGGTACCAAGGAGAAAATTCTCCTTTCAGAGCAGCACAAGAATCAGACTGCAGGGGTCAGAAACACACAAGGAAccattcaaaatgaaaataaaacaaaacaatatatcaAATGAATACAACTTCAAAACTCTTACTCCTAAAACACGAGCTGAGCTTTAGCTGCAGGGGTGAACTGTACTATAAATATAACATATATGTTATATTAAGTATTACATACATAAGTATTAGTGCAGTATATGTGTCATATAGTGATATAGTGGAAACAGAAttattaagttaaaaaaatgaaacatattgCCATATAATGAAGGCTAACTTAAATCAAATATGATATCGCTACTACAGCTATTAAGCTTCTACATAGACTAGAATAAAATCTTTATATACCTATAATGGGCtacttatatatttatttttttattaatggtAAAGGTTTATTTAAGAAACTGTGTGATAATGTAAAATAGATATATACAAGTTAAATCTTAAAATACTCCTTTTAAAGATAAAACTATAGAAGCTTATTTCTGCCGGTTAAATGAAAaggaaattgaaattgaaattattaactacaagtaaaataaataaataacagccataaaacaggcaaaatcacagaaaaagaaagagagaggaaacaaacaaaaaagtaatgccaacaatagaaataaatgaaagacgaaaatcaataaatgacaATAAGAAGATGACTctcatgaaatgaaaaagtcaTAACTGTGAGTCATTAAGTCATCAAtatcagataaaaaacagaaattacgAAAAAGAAAGTTATAGTTATGAGCtagaaagtcaaaattatgagataagaTGTCATCAATATTGGATGAAAAGTAGAAGGTATATGATTAAAGTTATAATTGTTGGgtaaaaagtcagatttttgagataaaaaataataattttgtgatgaaaagtcaatattttgataaaaagtcatcAATAGCAGATACAAAATAGAATTTATGAGAACAAAAGTCAAACTGTATCCCGTAATTCAGACTTTATGTTTTCATAATCAtcactgttgtttatttttaatctcataattatgatttaacaGGATATTGGGCGTCATCAGCGTTCTCTCTTTATTGGCCTCTCTCGGCTTCCATACGAACGGCTGGTGTGCGTgcggaggaagagaaggaggatcTGCGGGTTAAAAACAGCGAATTTAAGGCCGAGCAGAGTTATTTTAGTCCTCCTGTTGTCTGAAGGAGTTAGCGAACAGACGgattagaggaggaggagcagggagaaggaagaggaggagctgcagatggaggaagaggaggcgtCCTGTCCGTCTGTGTCCAGAGGAGAGGAGCGGCCGCCATGTTAACCAAGAAGCCCGGAACCTCGGTCCTCCCGACGGGTGAGCACAGCCTCTTGTAGCCGCTCGCAGGGCGCCTGAGCCCGGCTAGTGTTGCGGGGACACACCGCCGATCCCCCGCTTGTGATTTCGCTCCGTTTAATCCAGTGTAAATGAAACCGTAACGAGTTAGAAACGGAAGAAAACAGTGAGGGGAAGGGCTGGGAGCTGTTGCTAGCTAACAGCCAGGAATAGAAACTGctcgtctgtctctctccctctgctcatTAAATTATCTGTAATCTTATGAAAGGACAGACCGAGGACAAGCTGCGGTCTGAAGGGACAAAACAAGCCGAGGAAGAGCAAACCAAGCCGGGGGCTGCTCCAGACGTCTTCCCCCCACTGTCTGTGAGGTTTATttttagctagcgttagctaacAGCAGATGAgaggtgacagcagcagcagcaggttcctGGTGTGTTAGCAAGATCAGCAACACGGCTGAGAGCTGACTGTCGGATACTCCTCTGTGTTTcttgggtttgtgtgtgtgtcatgttagAAATGGTATTTGCTGTTAtttagtgtgagtgtgtgtgtgtgtgtgtgtgtgtgtgtgtgtgtgtgtgttgttggttGCTGGGTGATTTCTGGCCTCCAGCTCgcagacagaaaataaagctTGTCTTCAGTTCAGTCAGAGGTCAGTTGGCGTCTCTTGGGTCTTTTAACGTCTCTATAATGGATCATTTGTAGCTCTGGGCTCAGAAATATGACACAACAACACGCTTTGTATCATAAATGAGCTTGGTAAACACATGCTAATGCCCCTCAGGACTGTTAAAGCTAATATACATAGCTGATATTCCTGCTGGAGCTTTGTGTTAGCTTGAAACTGCTAATGTTGAAGACATTTACTTTGTTCGTTTGGGGTTTCTATCATGATGTTGGCTGTGTTATGTACTtctcatgttttaaatgtaaatacagaatGTTCTCGTTGGTTAGAGACGGTCGTCATTTAGCAGTAGATTGGTGTGGCAGTGAGTCTTAAAACCCAGATATCAGTTAGCATTTTGCAGTTTTAGTTTTTAGCACATCTGGTTCCCTTGTCataaagtggtgttcatctgtgaagattatcttgatgaacaaaacctgtaagtatcataaacttgtgtttgacacaaacATTCATTTCGGCAATAATCGAAAATCCAATTCCGATATCTCATAGGATTTTTTACGGTGGGAACCAGgacgatgctaacttcagggttagctACAAAAATGCGTCATCGCTACACTGGCGCTAATGCCAGATTTCAGTCCCGCTCTTCACTCCTCCTGGTGGTCCGACGCTCCTGTCATAGCGGTGTAAACAACGCCAACACTCCCCCTGGTCACAGCTGcaccgctaactgagctaacagcagctacagttagcagcagttttacggtaactctggtgatatgctgccccctattgttGAGTATGAATTGGacagatggccaattcttacatattgcacccttAAAAGTTGCTCGCGCTAGCTAACAATAACATTGCCTTCGCTAGCTCACATTAATGCTGGGCACATACTGCACAACCCAGTTTTGTTTGTCGAGTCTGATGTGAAGGATTTAGCTGGTTTAATTTTGTGCCAACCGACTGAAGCAGCATTTGTCAGGTGTAACATCAGGTTGTGAGAACTGACGCATGTGGCTAGTTAGCAAGGAGCCCACAAACTCAAcatttcctgtatctgtttcAGATAGACAGAAACCAGTGTATTTCATAACAAGGCCTTTGTTGTGAAACATTATCAGGATCGTGTTGTGCAAAACTCATTGGCTTGCATGATTCACATACGTGACTACTTGAACTGTCATCTTTTGTCCAGTTTCACTCAGCTGAcgtcttattttatttattattttgatgttgAAATTTAAAAGAAGACAGGTTGCATTGTTGTGAGAAATTAAAACGAGGAGTGTAACAGTTGCCCTGATGGACTGTAATGCTGCTACGCTCTCATTCATGGGCTCTCATTATGTTCCTCCTGAGAGCGGCTGAGTCTTGTGTGACATCTAGTGTTGATATTTGGTATCACCGGTCTGTTTGGGTCTTTAGTCCTTATATCAAACCGATTAGAAGGTGTTGAAATCGGCTCAGCTACTCGTTACTGATGAGAGAAAAGGCTGTTTCACAAACTTAATTTGAAGAGGACTGAAGAAGGAATTCATTCTGGCCTTTCGACCTTGAATTCTGATTAATGTAGTTCCTAGAAACTCCAGCGCCATGAGGGACAGAAATAAAAACGTCAGCAGGTTGAGATGCTAACAGAGTTACAGAGAATCTCCTCACCTTTAATATCCAGGTCACTTTCTGTGCTTTGCAGGTcaggcttttcttttttactctgCACCTCTGTTGGTTTCTGTCGGAGTGTCACAGCGCTGCATCTGTGCAGTCACGTTGCTGCACATTTTCCCACTCGTCCTGTCGAGCAGCATGCCGAGCGTGCTCGCCGGCTCTCCGGCTCTCCGGCATCTCCAGCTCAGTGTCAAATTCACATTTAGCATGCTGCTTTTCCACTCTGTTAGCATGCATCTGTCAGGCTCGCAGCGAAGGAGGAATACTGCATGTGTGCTCCAGTATAGATCAGTTTGTACTGTACAGGCAGAGTACAGTGTCGTCATGTGCTGTAGAGCTGATTagttagttgtcaactattaaatgcacggcaactattttgataattgagtAATTGTTTTGAGATTCCAGCtcgttaaatgtgaatattttctgctttctttcctctgtgacagaaaactgaatacctttggtttgtggacaaaacaagacagcaTATACGgcaaaatgaggaaaaaaagcctTCAGAGATTGTCATGAAATGATTATTGCTGTACATCTCTGGTTAATGTATTTGGTTGTATTTCACTACTGATGGTGTGAGAAAGTGAAGTTTCTTGTGTGCAGGTGTTTGAACAGACCAGACCTCTTAATGTCCTTTTCAGTATCACACTATTGGTGATTTCTTCAGCAGATTAGCTTAGCTCAGATTCAAGTGCAAGACAGGGCAAGGGGATTAGTTGAAAGAGGAAATATCTgacataatatataataaatgaataCCTATAATCATATTCATTATTGATTAGTCTGCCAATTATTTCAATGACTAGTCCATTAATGATTTAGTCTATCAAATGCCaaagaaatgctcatcacaatgtcttcagattgtttttgtccaactgacacaaaacccaaagactcttcatgtTACTGACTGAAACAATAAATGGATCGAGTCATTGCAGCTTTCAATCTGACTGCTGTTCCTTACTTTATCATTAAGTCtggaaatagtgaaaaatgcaaacatttattttcagaaacagcaaatcttcacatttgagaagctgtaacagaaaatatttgggtaattttgcttaaaaaaataacataatataaaTTTATGATCTAAATGATTGAAAATCAAGCTTCTGTGGATCATATCAGCTGTAAAAGATGTAACTCATGATGCTCACACTCAGTCGCTTTAATGTTGCGTATGTGCAGCTTGTAAGCAGCCGGAGTAAAGCAGCCGGAGTAAAGCAGCCGGAGTAAAGCAGTCGGAGTAAAGCAGCCGGAGTAAAGCTGCAGACGTATTGAAATGTACAAagatattacatttataatgacCGTtaacagcaaatattcacatttgtttgGCAAGTTTTCTGTAAAAATCTGCGAAAATAATCATTGTTATTGATTATAATGATCTCATAGATGTTGATTTCAGCTGTAAAGGA belongs to Pagrus major chromosome 14, Pma_NU_1.0 and includes:
- the LOC141008110 gene encoding F-box only protein 15-like isoform X2, which encodes MAAGRGEFYRSLLEGLERKPAQPGRGRGTPGPGRGQTGPGQRPDCRVKKNQPQASPSPVSGKDDRTEREKDFPQIKTFPSKENLMERLPCEILIKILSYLDASSLFCISHVSKLFHWLANDDAMWQKIYMSEFGTRTWRPKSVDSAALKDDPVEVEVEDRSAGHWKKLYFRTAAGHEMNKWRRELRENSLYTGLPRQTEWVLRNLNVSWELTVTDCLGRENTLEQSRAYFFESSVIIRWSEGRFPRYCHIQNIQLHGVRKERLKSPEVRKPGWRSLILKLEVKSQCARHLGRDKLVKLLHLAPGFIIGIWRGQKSVAFIMASLHFHKLVEKSLLGSPACPYYEPEDLPHVDNSDPEFGLHGYSLHLVLHNTGTQIMSGNFRQLSCCTDQIDRGLLELRVINRNNLSQHRSLSGNIKLPWKSEFLEGSVENCCIVTLTLLDEFQKPFWCISSPIYTTMAKNSLSFDYSGEQFVMEYQDSEGKVKMKLVWLKEQKQFFLVSLTVCISVFKVNKRFSRRY
- the LOC141008110 gene encoding F-box only protein 15-like isoform X1 codes for the protein MAAGRGEFYRSLLEGLERKPAQPGRGRGTPGPGRGQTGPGQRPDCRVKKNQPQASPSPVSGKDDRTEREKDFPQIKTFPSKENLMERLPCEILIKILSYLDASSLFCISHVSKLFHWLANDDAMWQKIYMSEFGTRTWRPKSVDSAALKDDPVEVEVEDRSAGHWKKLYFRTAAGHEMNKWRRELRENSLYTGLPRQTEWVLRNLNVSWELTVTDCLGRENTLEQSRAYFFESSVIIRWSEGRFPRYCHIQNIQLHGVRKERLKSPEVRKPGWRSLILKLEVKSQCARHLGRDKLVKLLHLAPGFIIGIWRGQKSVAFIMASLHFHKLVEKSLLGSPACPYYEPEDLPHVDNSDPEFGLHGYSLHLVLHNTGTQIMSGNFRQLSCCTDQIDRGLLELRVINRNNLSQHRSLSGNIKLPWKSEFLEGSVEISGCIILGVSIYLKVSKNGNVITEESLPGIDLMIAIGVIIMVLGFLGCCGAIRENRCMLLLFFISLLIIFILLLAAGILGAVKEKKVKEWVKERLEKFTPLSGQPPEVKEDLEKLQRELKCCGLVNGPSDWQPVPASCRCNATDTDCKGNGVYSTPCSTRIIGLLEQNMEVVIGIAFAIAVLLIFGMVFAMILYCQIGRKGEPTTTNA